Proteins found in one Arthrobacter sp. U41 genomic segment:
- a CDS encoding VOC family protein: protein MTEPNTFIWNELVTPDQAAAGPFYSTLFGWERHEVDAGPLGTYTLFRQRGKDVAGMMNPTARDYAGSPPPRWIGHIAVADADATAAKVSELGGKVLEEPHDVPGVGRVGMFTDPAGGLVYVMQPEEGEP, encoded by the coding sequence GTGACCGAACCGAACACATTCATCTGGAACGAACTGGTGACGCCCGACCAAGCAGCTGCCGGGCCGTTTTACAGCACCCTGTTCGGCTGGGAAAGACACGAGGTCGATGCCGGACCGCTCGGCACCTACACACTGTTCCGCCAGCGAGGCAAGGACGTCGCCGGGATGATGAACCCGACAGCACGAGACTATGCCGGATCGCCTCCGCCACGATGGATCGGCCACATCGCAGTTGCGGATGCCGACGCCACCGCCGCCAAGGTCTCGGAACTTGGCGGCAAGGTCCTGGAGGAGCCCCACGACGTCCCCGGCGTCGGTCGGGTCGGCATGTTCACGGACCCCGCCGGAGGGCTCGTCTATGTGATGCAACCCGAGGAAGGCGAGCCGTAG
- a CDS encoding DUF4913 domain-containing protein, with protein MHWYKHSEALLRMESIWRAWEHLRPNRPDLHRGVPERYK; from the coding sequence CTGCATTGGTACAAACACTCCGAAGCCCTGCTCCGTATGGAAAGCATCTGGCGGGCCTGGGAACACCTCCGTCCAAATCGGCCTGACCTCCATCGAGGCGTCCCTGAACGATACAAATAA
- a CDS encoding aminotransferase class IV, which produces MATSPDAVLAILTSIGGDWAVRFADARSAALPVTDLAVTRGDAVFETIAFFDGRPQALDQHLDRLAGSARKLDMAEPGRNLWTATILSAVEEHPPWPELSVKVVLARHHEGDDGMVRSWVHVEAAADHSTRRNAGISLATMSRGVTRTAAREAPWLLMGAKTLSYALNMAATREARRRGADEALFLTVEGFVMEGPTSSVMMKRGDKLLTPAPGIGILEGTTQQNAFAYAPSIGFEPVYADIHRGELLTMDAVWMLGSGSLALPVHHIDGAEVSADPGLTRLLNDHLRFGHHA; this is translated from the coding sequence GTGGCCACTTCACCGGATGCCGTACTCGCGATCCTCACCTCGATCGGCGGGGATTGGGCTGTTCGATTCGCCGACGCTCGGTCGGCCGCCCTGCCGGTCACCGACCTCGCCGTCACCAGGGGCGATGCAGTGTTCGAGACCATCGCCTTCTTCGACGGACGCCCACAAGCACTCGATCAACACCTCGACCGGCTGGCGGGTTCTGCCCGCAAGCTCGACATGGCAGAACCCGGGCGCAATCTGTGGACGGCGACAATTCTCTCCGCTGTCGAGGAGCATCCCCCCTGGCCGGAACTGTCGGTCAAGGTGGTGCTCGCCCGTCATCATGAAGGCGATGACGGAATGGTTCGCAGCTGGGTTCACGTCGAAGCCGCCGCGGACCACTCCACTCGGCGAAACGCGGGGATCAGCCTAGCGACGATGTCGCGAGGTGTGACCCGCACGGCAGCTCGTGAGGCACCATGGCTGCTCATGGGTGCGAAGACGCTCTCGTACGCGCTCAACATGGCTGCCACACGGGAGGCGCGACGCCGGGGTGCGGACGAGGCCCTCTTCCTTACCGTTGAGGGATTCGTGATGGAGGGACCGACATCTTCGGTCATGATGAAACGCGGCGACAAGCTGCTCACGCCAGCTCCTGGCATTGGGATCCTCGAGGGCACGACTCAGCAGAATGCCTTCGCTTACGCCCCATCGATCGGCTTCGAGCCGGTCTACGCCGACATCCATCGTGGCGAGCTCCTCACCATGGACGCCGTCTGGATGCTGGGGAGCGGGAGCCTGGCACTGCCCGTGCACCACATCGACGGCGCTGAGGTGTCGGCGGACCCCGGGCTAACCCGGCTACTGAACGACCACCTGCGCTTCGGCCACCACGCCTGA
- a CDS encoding creatininase family protein: MTTQTPPGLLAHWTREDARHHAARTIVVLPVGAFEQHGPHLPLATDAILVEEVAKRAAALVPGAVVGPTFTVGSSDHHLPYGGTASLSTGTLVHVLTDAVESLLLSGFASVFLLNGHGGNVEIIKLVARDVGIRRGAFAGSGSYFQLAAEQLEAAGAGDIGLVPGHAGAFETSMMLAVHPELVRQSSVPHRERPAAGWVGPKAYHFASPEPFRAPDGFSDSPDAGSAERGAEFLSICVNATREALADFAGAVITQIDV, encoded by the coding sequence ATGACCACACAAACACCTCCGGGTCTGCTCGCGCACTGGACACGGGAAGATGCCCGGCACCACGCCGCACGCACCATCGTCGTGCTTCCCGTCGGGGCGTTTGAGCAACACGGCCCGCACCTCCCGCTCGCGACGGATGCGATCCTGGTCGAAGAGGTAGCCAAGCGGGCTGCAGCCCTTGTGCCGGGAGCCGTCGTCGGCCCGACTTTCACTGTCGGCAGCTCTGACCACCATCTGCCCTACGGCGGGACTGCGTCCCTCTCTACGGGCACACTCGTCCACGTCCTGACCGACGCCGTGGAGTCCCTGCTGTTGAGCGGCTTCGCTTCAGTTTTCCTACTGAACGGGCACGGTGGCAACGTTGAAATCATAAAGCTCGTCGCGAGGGACGTCGGCATCCGGCGTGGCGCGTTCGCTGGCTCCGGCTCGTACTTCCAGCTGGCCGCCGAGCAGCTCGAGGCTGCAGGCGCAGGCGACATCGGTCTGGTCCCCGGCCACGCCGGAGCCTTCGAAACCTCGATGATGCTCGCGGTCCACCCCGAACTCGTTCGCCAGTCCTCTGTTCCCCATCGCGAACGACCGGCGGCCGGGTGGGTGGGCCCTAAGGCATATCACTTCGCGAGCCCTGAGCCTTTCAGGGCCCCAGACGGTTTTAGTGACAGCCCGGATGCGGGTTCGGCCGAACGCGGGGCCGAATTCCTGTCCATCTGCGTGAACGCCACCCGCGAAGCCCTGGCGGACTTTGCCGGTGCAGTCATCACCCAAATTGATGTCTGA
- a CDS encoding mandelate racemase/muconate lactonizing enzyme family protein: MKIVRVEAIPVRVPRERPDQSSFGTRAYTEAGIVRIDTDTGITGWGEICLVWWRMGSGLCGDVQRLLAPALIGEDPRAVSLLCDRMRQLLPGREDAPAIAGIEMALLDICGKEAGVPVHQLLGGAYRERIPVSYSLHIKAPEEMAAEAAHYASAGYGTLKVKMGRTWAEDLASLAAVRAAVGPDVSIRVDVNGAWTSVSEAVRRIAAMSEYDVELVEQPLHGDNLAGMAELRRVSALPIAADESVWNLRDALEITRARAADVLNLYFSEAGGLLQARTIAELARSSGMEVWVGSMPELGLGTAANAHLAAAIPGLSLASDVCGFAYHADDILTTPLVVEQGSVAVPTGPGLGVEIDAQALIRLRMEDS; encoded by the coding sequence ATGAAGATCGTGCGCGTAGAGGCGATCCCCGTGAGGGTGCCGCGTGAGCGCCCTGACCAAAGCTCGTTCGGGACCCGTGCATACACAGAAGCAGGGATCGTACGGATCGACACCGATACGGGCATCACCGGGTGGGGCGAGATCTGTCTCGTCTGGTGGCGGATGGGCAGCGGCCTGTGCGGGGACGTGCAGCGGCTGCTCGCTCCCGCGCTGATTGGAGAAGACCCCCGCGCAGTGTCCCTGCTCTGCGACCGGATGCGGCAGCTTCTGCCAGGGCGCGAGGATGCCCCCGCCATAGCGGGCATCGAGATGGCGCTTCTAGACATCTGCGGAAAAGAGGCAGGGGTTCCGGTGCACCAACTGCTTGGGGGAGCCTACAGAGAACGTATCCCCGTCAGCTACTCGCTTCACATCAAAGCCCCGGAAGAGATGGCGGCAGAGGCGGCGCACTACGCGTCAGCCGGATACGGCACCCTCAAGGTGAAGATGGGTCGCACCTGGGCAGAGGACCTTGCATCACTCGCCGCCGTGCGTGCAGCAGTAGGACCGGACGTTTCCATCCGCGTGGACGTGAACGGCGCGTGGACGTCTGTTTCCGAGGCCGTCCGCCGGATCGCGGCGATGAGCGAATACGACGTAGAGCTCGTCGAACAACCGCTTCACGGTGACAATCTGGCCGGCATGGCAGAGCTGCGGCGAGTGTCAGCCCTACCGATAGCGGCGGATGAGAGCGTCTGGAACCTGCGGGATGCCCTGGAGATCACACGGGCAAGAGCAGCAGATGTCCTGAACCTCTATTTCAGCGAGGCCGGAGGCCTGCTCCAAGCGCGCACCATAGCCGAACTTGCTCGGTCGAGCGGCATGGAGGTGTGGGTGGGAAGCATGCCAGAGCTGGGCCTCGGAACGGCGGCCAACGCCCATCTCGCTGCCGCTATCCCCGGACTCAGTCTGGCGAGTGACGTCTGTGGCTTCGCCTACCACGCGGACGACATCCTCACGACGCCCCTCGTCGTAGAACAGGGATCGGTCGCTGTTCCAACAGGCCCCGGACTTGGCGTCGAAATCGACGCTCAAGCGCTCATACGACTCCGAATGGAAGACTCATGA
- a CDS encoding amidohydrolase family protein, with amino-acid sequence MGITYKGYTKTSPIIDGHAHMGHYRNFAIPNNDAEGMIARFDAVGIDVACVSHHAGISADQEYGNSLVADAVRRHPNRLIGFCVVNPNYPGTAASEIARCFGQPGFRGFKVHPELHGDYPLDGPGYRAMWEFADANALPVLSHSYFGGDRLATFEGVAARYRDATIFLGHAGVDLGTENALALLDRTSNVLLDMTAIQRHCNAVELLANRADPTRLTWGSDSPFIDPGIILGAVVHADIPEAVKTAILYENLARVLKIRVVDGVIEEARR; translated from the coding sequence ATGGGAATCACGTACAAGGGGTACACGAAAACGTCGCCCATCATCGACGGGCATGCCCACATGGGGCACTACCGCAACTTCGCGATCCCAAACAACGACGCTGAGGGGATGATCGCCCGCTTCGACGCTGTCGGGATCGACGTCGCATGCGTCAGCCACCACGCCGGAATCTCCGCGGACCAGGAGTACGGCAATAGCCTTGTGGCAGATGCCGTCCGGCGCCACCCGAATCGCCTCATCGGGTTCTGTGTGGTGAACCCGAACTACCCCGGGACCGCCGCGAGCGAGATTGCCCGCTGCTTCGGTCAGCCCGGCTTTCGCGGGTTCAAAGTGCACCCGGAGCTTCACGGTGACTACCCGCTCGACGGCCCCGGCTATCGGGCGATGTGGGAGTTCGCGGACGCGAACGCCCTGCCCGTGCTCTCCCACAGCTATTTCGGCGGGGACCGCCTCGCAACATTCGAGGGCGTTGCCGCGAGATACCGCGACGCAACTATTTTTCTCGGGCATGCGGGCGTGGACCTCGGAACGGAGAACGCACTTGCCCTGCTCGATCGCACCAGCAATGTGCTGCTCGACATGACGGCGATCCAACGTCACTGCAACGCCGTCGAGCTCCTCGCCAACCGCGCCGACCCGACCCGCCTCACTTGGGGCTCCGATAGCCCGTTCATCGACCCCGGCATCATCCTTGGAGCGGTGGTTCACGCGGATATCCCCGAGGCGGTCAAGACCGCCATCTTGTATGAGAACCTCGCACGTGTCTTGAAAATACGGGTAGTCGACGGCGTTATCGAGGAGGCCCGCCGATGA
- a CDS encoding amidohydrolase family protein, with protein MMDGLTFFDCNAFIGQPSVVKYFPERVTVPVLCREYDRLGIDRALVTHVAAKEYAPSVGNDLLRKELEGADRFTPCITLMPPLTGELWNPEDILGELRERGARAARLFPSLTGHRYPFDIRVIGTICEVLETARVPLFVDFELGRRDEADWVGLYDLADAFPDLPIVLIRPGGRSDRGLYPLLTRAANVYIESGGYWVHNGIEKICSVFGPERILFGSGFPYWTPSGAVFHVATAGVSESEKALIAHGNLDRVLSEVNL; from the coding sequence ATGATGGACGGGCTAACCTTCTTTGACTGCAACGCCTTCATCGGCCAGCCTTCCGTCGTCAAGTACTTCCCCGAACGTGTCACAGTGCCCGTTCTCTGCAGGGAATACGACCGCCTCGGAATTGACAGGGCGCTCGTCACCCATGTCGCCGCGAAAGAATATGCCCCATCGGTCGGAAACGACCTGCTGCGTAAGGAACTGGAAGGGGCAGATCGCTTCACTCCCTGCATCACGCTCATGCCCCCGCTCACTGGCGAGCTCTGGAACCCGGAAGACATCCTCGGCGAGCTGCGCGAACGCGGAGCGCGCGCTGCCCGCCTGTTCCCGTCGCTCACGGGGCACCGGTATCCGTTCGATATTCGCGTGATCGGGACCATCTGCGAGGTTCTCGAGACGGCTCGGGTCCCGCTATTCGTGGACTTCGAGCTCGGGCGGCGCGACGAAGCCGACTGGGTCGGGCTCTACGATCTCGCCGACGCCTTCCCCGACCTGCCCATCGTGCTGATCCGCCCCGGCGGCAGGAGCGACAGGGGGCTCTACCCGCTGCTCACCCGTGCAGCCAACGTATACATCGAGAGCGGAGGCTACTGGGTGCACAACGGAATCGAAAAGATCTGCAGCGTGTTCGGCCCTGAGCGGATCCTGTTCGGCTCGGGGTTCCCGTACTGGACCCCCTCCGGAGCGGTCTTCCACGTCGCGACCGCCGGCGTCTCCGAGTCCGAAAAGGCCTTGATCGCCCACGGCAACCTCGACCGCGTGCTTTCGGAGGTGAACCTCTGA